One stretch of Salvelinus sp. IW2-2015 unplaced genomic scaffold, ASM291031v2 Un_scaffold1002, whole genome shotgun sequence DNA includes these proteins:
- the LOC139024098 gene encoding uncharacterized protein, producing MRVGGGRELKRGSAAHSSAVLSSTLSPKPHHLSPAPASLPSPLSPVTPSLPGPNPSTQPQLSLPSPTISPQPQPLSPAPPSLPSPTISPSPSLSPQPQPLSQPQPSLPSSTLSPKPQPLSPVQPLSPAPPSLPAPTSLPSPTLSPQPQHLSPASLPRPHPCPSLSPQSQPLAQPLSPASAFSPQPKSLSPAPSSLPSPSLSPQSQPLSQPQPLSPVPASLPSPTLSPQPQPLYPPHPLSPAPASLPSLSSQAHPLPQPLSQSQPLAPASLPSLRFSPQPKSLSQPHPLSPAPASLPSPSLSPQPQPLSQSQPLPQSQPLSPVPASLPSPSLSNQS from the exons ATGCGTGTCGGTGGTGGGCGTGAGCTGAAGAGGGGCTCAGCGGCTCATTCTTCTGCCGTCTTGAG cAGCACCCTCTCTCCCAAGCCCCACcatctctccccagccccagcatctctccccagccctctctccccAGTCACACCCTCTCTCCCCGGCCCCAACCCCTCTACCCAGCCCCAGCTCTCTCTCCCAAGCCCCACcatctctccccagccccagcctctctccccagccccaccatctctccccagccccaccatctctcccagccccagcctctctccccagccccagcctctctcccagccccagccctctCTCCCCAGCAGCACCCTCTCTCCCAagccccagcctctctccccagtccagcctctctccccagccccaccctctctcccagcCCCAACCTCTCTACCcagccccaccctctctccccagccccagcatctctccccagcctctcttCCCAGGCCACACCCCTgccccagcctctctccccagtcccagcctctcgcccagcctctctccccagcctccgCTTTCTCTCCCCAGCCTaagtctctctccccagccccatcctctctccccagccccagcctctctccccagtcccagcctctctcccagccccagcctctctccccagtcccagcctctctccccagccccaccctctctccccagccccaacCTCTCTACccgccccaccctctctccccagccccagcatctctccccagcctctcttcccaggcccaccccctgccccagcctctctcccagtcccagcctctcgccccagcctctctccccagcctccgCTTCTCTCCCCAGCCTAAGTCTCTCTCCCagccccatcctctctccccagccccagcctctctccccagtcccagcctctctccccagccccagcctctctcccagtcccagcctcttccccagtcccagcctctctccccagtcccagcctctctccccagccccagcctctctaACCAGTCCTAG